A single window of Pontibacillus chungwhensis DNA harbors:
- the rsmB gene encoding 16S rRNA (cytosine(967)-C(5))-methyltransferase RsmB, protein MSEMALRNAALDIVSRVGENGGYSHLLIHQTIEKRGLSDRDTSLLTEIVYGTIQRKDTLDYYITPFVKNKKKLKPWVLWLLYMSCYQMVYLERVPDHAIIHEAVEIAKKRGHKGIVSMVNGVLRNLQRKGVPSLDQIDDPIERVAIETSHPKWMVKRWSDMYGLEETAKMCRQNLERPTMSVRVNTTRFSRDQVMETLKEDGFDCEESILSPQGIIIFSGNILHHSIFKEGGVTVQDESSMLVAEMMNLEEGMHVLDSCSAPGGKSTHIAEKMNNTGQVASFDLHKKKVKLVAEKANQLGLTNISTAQADARHLPELIGAESFDRVLLDAPCSGLGVVRGKPDIKYSKTEDDIDSLSAIQKELLESVSALMKKHGTLVYSTCTVDRQENEEVIQSFLSRHPDFEVDKAFFNELPEECKDLPGISEWGLQLFPQDFDTDGFFLTRLKRKQ, encoded by the coding sequence ATGAGTGAAATGGCTCTTAGAAACGCAGCATTAGATATTGTAAGTCGTGTTGGTGAAAATGGGGGATATAGCCATCTTTTAATTCATCAAACAATCGAAAAAAGAGGTCTCTCCGATCGAGATACCTCTTTATTAACGGAAATTGTTTACGGCACGATCCAACGAAAGGATACGTTAGATTACTACATCACACCATTTGTCAAGAATAAGAAGAAGTTAAAACCTTGGGTGCTTTGGCTTCTTTATATGTCCTGTTATCAGATGGTTTACTTAGAGCGTGTGCCGGACCATGCTATTATTCATGAAGCCGTCGAGATTGCGAAGAAACGCGGACATAAGGGCATTGTTTCAATGGTAAATGGAGTGCTCAGAAACCTTCAAAGAAAGGGAGTGCCCTCTCTTGATCAGATTGATGACCCTATTGAACGAGTTGCCATTGAAACAAGTCACCCCAAATGGATGGTCAAACGTTGGAGTGACATGTATGGCCTTGAAGAAACGGCTAAAATGTGCCGACAGAATCTCGAAAGACCGACAATGTCTGTTCGTGTGAATACAACACGTTTCTCAAGAGATCAAGTGATGGAGACGCTAAAAGAAGATGGATTTGACTGCGAAGAATCGATTCTTTCTCCGCAAGGGATTATCATTTTCTCAGGTAACATTCTACACCACTCCATTTTTAAAGAGGGCGGCGTAACCGTTCAAGATGAAAGTTCAATGCTTGTCGCTGAAATGATGAACCTAGAAGAGGGCATGCATGTGCTTGATTCTTGTAGTGCTCCTGGTGGGAAATCGACTCATATAGCTGAGAAGATGAACAATACAGGTCAGGTAGCTTCTTTTGATCTTCACAAGAAGAAAGTAAAGCTCGTAGCAGAAAAGGCGAACCAGCTAGGGTTAACGAATATCTCCACAGCCCAGGCAGATGCGAGACACCTTCCTGAGTTAATCGGGGCTGAATCGTTTGACAGGGTACTATTAGATGCTCCGTGTTCTGGCCTTGGTGTTGTTAGGGGTAAACCAGACATTAAATATTCGAAAACAGAAGACGATATTGATTCATTATCTGCTATTCAAAAAGAGCTTCTTGAATCCGTCAGCGCATTAATGAAAAAACATGGTACACTAGTATATAGCACTTGTACGGTAGATCGGCAGGAGAACGAAGAAGTCATCCAATCTTTTTTAAGCCGTCATCCTGATTTTGAAGTGGACAAAGCTTTCTTTAATGAATTACCTGAAGAATGTAAGGATCTCCCTGGTATCAGTGAATGGGGCCTTCAACTTTTCCCTCAAGACTTTGATACGGATGGG